The Anas acuta chromosome 1, bAnaAcu1.1, whole genome shotgun sequence genome segment AGGAAGGAAGGCAGCTGTCTGTGTGGGGAAAGTTGCTTGTGTAAACCAGGGGGGGAATGAGAAGTCGCTTGCTGATGGCAGTCACTTCCAATGGGTTTGGAAAGATCTAGGATGGGCCTGGTGGAAGTGAGCATCTCTGTGAGCAAAGCGTGCTTACATGTAGGTGATTTGAGGGCTTGATGGGATTTGGCTGTGTTAGAAACAAGCGTGGTCCTGTTGCAGTATGTATGTAAGCCAGTGACTTAATTTAGAGCTGCCTGATGATATTTGTCTCCATTTCTTCTTATCACTAATATTCAGGGAGTGACAGATGTCCTGTGTGAAGCTTGTGACCAGTTAGGATGGAAGGTACCAACAAAGATTCAAGTTGAGGCTATTCCTGTGGCTCTCCAAGGTGAGTAGCGTGCTCCTCTGATCCCAGGTATGGGTATGGATGCCTCAGGAGCTCTGAGGGACTTAACTTTGCTGAGTATTGACAGGGCTGAAAGCATCCTCATTTCATCATGGAAGATTTCTGTATAAAAGGAATTTCAGCGTTCATTCTTATGTCCTTTCCTGATGGAGCTTGAAATGTTAATTTCCGCTGTGACACTACCTGCAATTTCAGACTTTCAGATTAATGTGCGGGTTCTTATGTGTTTTCTACTGTTGGATAGTTATGGCACTCCATCTTAAATATaattgttttcagttatttgaGCTGCTAGTCATCTTTGCCCATGGTCTTTCTGAAGTACTCAGGGATATGCTGGATGCTTCTTGATAGACGTAGGACTGTTCATCTTCTGTTAGAGATCTACAATTTGTGTTTGAAATTGGAGATACCTTGACTGATTACATAGCTTGTGTAATCTGCTTTGTTGTGAGCAGACAATTCCTTGAAATTAGAgttctgaaataagaaataatgaagCCACTATGACTTTCTATAATCATACTGGACTGctggaaaatacattattaaattcagcaaatatttttacctctggaatatttcaaatgaaaaaataatccatcATGAATTCACAGCGACAGTTTAATGTAGTGATGCTGGTttaaaaagtggaaataaacTTAGTGTCTGGTCTGTCCTGGCACTTAACTGTTGTCATGCTCTTTTAATCcatatataatattttcttcaaaaacaaaagtaaaattgtaTTCCTGGGTTTTGTGTTTAAGGCCTGTTGGCAGCATGTTCTCAGCTGTTGGGATTTAGGAAGTTAGAATGGATCCTGCTGATGAATTCTACTCTGCTGCctatgtggtgtttttttttgtgtgtgtgtacgtagAGGACTTGCTGTTTTAATCCTTGCTGGATGCAGGCAGGTTTAGATTACTGTTTTAATCTATGGAACCAAATACATTGCGGTTTGTGAAACGTATGAAAACTTGTATACTGTCAGAAATCTATTTGAAGAACGAAAGGAATCAGGACTGTAATTATTGCTATAGTACATATGAAATTAAACTCTTAAAATTCTGTAGACATGTTCTgaagttctttcttttccttcaccctttgtgtattttttttttttgaggagctATTGCAGAGGCTGTTCTTTTTGTACTTAGTGAATTCTTGTACTTTTTGCACAGTTCCTTGAAGTCCTCTTTAGTATAGAATTGTAACAgttcttgctcttcttcctcttaCTTGTAGGCAGAGATATAATTGGACTGGCAGAAACTGGCTCTGGTAAAACAGGAGCTTTTGCTTTACCAATTCTTCaagcactgctggaggcacctcAGCGGTTATTTGCTCTTGTCCTCACACCAACAAGGGAGCTGGCCTTCCAAATCTCAGAGCAGTTTGAAGCTCTCGGATCTTCCATTGGTGTCCACAGTGGTAAGTAGCCTTACCTGGAAGACAGACATATCAGTTGTGGGAAAGAAACTGTACTTGTGACAGTGTGATCTTCCCTTATGGAACACTCTGCAGCTCTTATGCGTTTTATGTCCAAACCATTAGAAATGGAAGTAGGAGAGGATATTCCCAATAATAAGTTTGTGTTGAGTTAAATTGCATAGAGATCTGCTCTGTAGCATTTTGTAATTTAATCTTCCCTTCTAACTGTGTTATTTTTTGGTTTGGGATATTTTTAGAATTCCAAGACTCTACATCTGAGTTAGGCTGCAAGGAATAGATTCTGTCTGTAGCTCTTGAACTGTGAAAAAATGTTTGAGGCTGGTAAGGGCTTCAGTGTATAGCTTAAGAGGCCTGGGAAGGTCAGGTGTGTGGAAATACAGTGAATTCTCACAAAGGAACAAACTTTCAATTGGTCTAGTGCTGTTGTGGGTGGCAAGGAGTGGGAGGAAACGCATAAAGGTTCGAGGGGTTGGCTGTTGCTAAATTGAACGATTGACACTATTCTGTTTGTCCTGCAGCGGTTATTGTGGGTGGAATTGACACGATGTCTCAATCTCTGGCTTTAGCCAAGAAGCCGCATATTATAATTGGTAAGTCAATGTGCAGGAGGTACGGGGTATGAATATGATCAAATTGCAGTCATCCAAAGAAAGAGTGACACAAGCTTTTATGTGTTTGAAGAAGTGAAAGTAcatccttcatttgttttaatcctGAGATCTGAGTTCTAGCTTGTTGATGTTTTTAGAGAAGGCATCAGTAACCTTGCTGCTATGAGCTCATTCCAAAGCATTCCTGCTAGATTGCCTTTGCCTTGGCTTTTCATTCTTCTGAGGTATTCAAAACCCTGATCTCATTCTTCTCAGTATATCTCATATgcaatcagttttgttttgctttttgaggGGATGGATGCTCTTCAGAGAATCTGACTCCATTAGTCTTACTTCAAATCACTTCAAGGATAACCTCTGAAAGAGTGCTTCCCACAAAGCAATCTGGTTTCTCTTCAGTGAAGAATTCAATTTCTGTAACAGATGACATACCTCTTTGgatcttttcctttgctttcattcTTAACTTGCTCTCTCTGATTCTCTTGGTAGCAACCCCTGGCCGTCTAGTTGATCACCTGGAGAACACAAAGGGTTTCAACTTACGAGCTCTGAAATTCTTAGTGATGGATGAAGCTGACCGGATCCTCAACATGGATTTTGAGACAGAGGTAGGAACGTGctaaaggaagattttttgGAACACCACAGGGGCATCCCTTTAAATTGCTTCATGCAGTCATGTGAATGTTTCAGCAAGTAGTTCTGTAGAAGTTAATAGCAAATTGTTGTGAAGATCTGATAATTGCATGGAAGCCTGTGGTGAGAGCTGAATTTTGCAGGAGAGTTCTGCAGACTACTAGGGGGCATTTTGTCTATGAACTCTACTGATTTCTCTGGAATGCCTGACATGTTATACAGTAACGCATGGGACAACCACATACACCTTCCTGCAGGAGTATTGCTTGCTATTTGCACTGCTGTTTGACTTCTAGAGTGCACACTGCATGACTATCAACAAAGTATCAGCCCAAAACTTCCCATGAGAAGATGGGAAGTTGCATGCGGGGCAGAACTCCTCACTTGGATAACAGTTATATTTGGAGGGGGGTTATATCTTGATTGCTGTTCTGtacagcatttctttcttttctctttctacagGTAGATAAGATACTGAAAGTGATTCCTCGAGACAGGAAGACATTCTTGTTTTCTGCCACTATGACCAAGCAGGTGAGAGCAGAGTACTCTGCTTTAATTATCCTTCCATCAGGCTACACTTTTGCCTCGGCTGCCTGATACACGTCCAGGTTTCTGACAAAGTCTCTGTCCACATGGTATTAACTTACTTTGATCTTTCAAGGTTCAAAAACTCCAGCGTGCTGCTCTGAAGAATCCTGTTAAATGTGctgtttcttccaaatatcaGACAGTTGAGAAACTACAGCAGTACTACATTTTCATCCCATCCAAATTCAAGGTAATATCCCTGGatacagaataaagaatatattttatatagaatatattacagaatatagaatatatagaTTATAGAATATattacagaataaagaatatattctttattctgtatCTTATCTTGTTGTTCCTACATCTGCAAAATATCTTGTCATTTTCTCTGGCTTGTACTGAACTTGTTCTTTAATGCAGCATATGtgattatcctttttttttcccctccctgtttttctttacaGGACAGCTACTTGGTTTATATCTTGAATGAACTAGCTGGAAATTCTTTCATGGTATTCTGTAGTACATGTAACAATACTCAGAGGACTGCTCTGCTGCTCCGCAACCTGGGGTTCACTGCCATTCCTCTCCACGGGCAGATGAGTCAGGTATGGGCATATCCCACAGAACAGAATAGACAGGAGTCATGTCTCTTGGGAAATGGGCTGTACCATACTGAGTCACAACTACCTTGCAGAAGGAGTATTTCACAACTAGTGGACTGGATTGATCCCTAGAAGCCAATCTAATGTGAGTGCTTCCACTGATTTCTGTAATAGTTCAAAAAGCAATTAGAGAAGTgagggtttttttatttttttgagtggTTTCTCCTCCAGTTCTTCTCTAACAGTGTTTCAACAAGAGCATATTAACTGGAGTGAACgttattttctcattctctttttgTTGTCCTTTCTTCCAGAACAAACGCTTGGGATCTCTAAACAAGTTCAAGGCAAAGGCACGTTCTATTCTGCTGGCTACTGACGTTGCAAGCAGAGGTCTGGATATCCCACATGTAGATGTGGTGATAAACTTTGATATTCCTACGCACTCTAAGGTAAGTTAGTGTGTGTGCTAACTGAGGGTTTCCTGTCACTGTGAGGCGTAATATTGAGTGTTGAAGCTAGACAAAGAGACAACCTGTGTTCTGCTGACTGGATGTGTAGTTCACAATTGTGTTAACGAAAAGAAGTTGTTCAGCCTCTGCGATTGAGTTGATACCTATTATTTGGTAGGGTGTTCTGATCTGGATTATAGAACTGATCCTCTAAGTTGAGAAAAGTGAGGGATGTTCTCTGTCTTTGTATTTCTGCTTAGAGTATGTGTTTTGTCGTGCTGCATCAAGCAGATTACAGACTTTGGAAATAGTTTTACCATATTACAAGTTTCAGGAAGTCATCTCTGTACCTGTGATACGGGTGTTGCCTTTGCATTTTAAACTGttgaaaagggcaaaaaaataaatcgtCCAAGAACATTAGAGTCGGAGATTCTTTTGATCAAGAAAGATGTCTGCATGTTCCACTTTCATATCACAAAATTatagcaaactgaaaaaaaaggcGAGTTACTAAGTTTCTTCCTTACAGAAGGCATAATATTATCTTAGGGACGTGAATGTTCACCAGCCTAGTTTCAGAAAGCACACTACTAACATGCAGTTACGGATTTGCTGTTGTTCCCTGTAATGCTCAAAGGTACTATACGCTGCAAACAGAAGAAAGTATAGTTCATCTTTGAAGACATTGCTTTTGCGATTGTAAAAGGACAAAAGTTAAAGCTGGGGGACCAGGCACGTGAACGACATCATTAATTTTGTGCACCTCCTTCTCAGCTCACCATGTCACAGAACACATCCTTTGATTTCTCATGTTATAGCAAAGTCCACAGACACTGCTTGGAGGATAGAGTGTTTTAACTTCTGTAATGCAGTATAAAACCTGGAAAACGGCCCAGAGCTGTAGGTGCTAGATAGAAACTTCCAAATTGTTCTCATCCATCCTCCCTCTCACTGTGTTTGCCAGTTTTAAATCTACTTGCTAGAGAGTTTGTAGGGAAGACAGATGATGTAGAGCACTAGATCCTGAGAATGAAAATGGAGGCATTGgctcacttttattttaaatactgtctTTCCAAGGAAGTGATAGTACCAGTAATAGGTCATGTGGCACAACTTCTGTTCTGTAGTCTTGAGTAATCAGAAgtgatcttttcttttaaaaagaaaagataaacgTTTAAGATGCTTCTACAAGCCACATCATATCAAACCTTAATGCTGCACCAGTTTAAGTATATAATCCTGGCcctattttctccccattttcttcctctgccctGAAGAAACAAACGTACAGtctgattttttcccctacttcTTTTCTGTGCTGGGTGTGTGTATTTTTGGTGTGATATTGCTTATCAAGAAAATTGCTTTCAGGATTACATTCATCGTGTTGGGAGAACAGCTCGAGCTGGGAGGTCTGGAAAATCTATCACCTTTGTCACACAGTAAGTCTTAAATTACAGCAGACTTATTCTTCCTAGTTGTCTTTTAGAGTAGAATACATCTGACCTGATCCTGgttgagaagaaaatactgtatttcattttgagGCACCAGTTGGATTTACTTAGCTAAAGGGGAGAGCGTTCAAAGCCCAGGGGAGTGGGGAAGGAGAAATCTGCTTCCAGAATTTATCCTGGATCTATGTAAATATCAGAACTAATTGTTTATAATTTCACTGCGtaatatatgtacatttttataatatatgcaggtttaatatttttattttttgttaagaaaTGCTGAAGTATTCCTCTAAACAAAGTGTTTGCCAAATACTTCTGAGGTATATCAGTGAAGGATAGCATCATGTGGATGCATTTAAGAGTTGCTTGTGAGGCCATCAGCACAAGTCAACTGTAGCTATTGGAGGAATTAAGGGACAGTGTCTGTGGGTAGCGACGGCTGAATGAATC includes the following:
- the DDX47 gene encoding probable ATP-dependent RNA helicase DDX47, with product MAAGAAPGRPAEQEAAVEAPVEEDEEEVAAAAAQSFKELGVTDVLCEACDQLGWKVPTKIQVEAIPVALQGRDIIGLAETGSGKTGAFALPILQALLEAPQRLFALVLTPTRELAFQISEQFEALGSSIGVHSAVIVGGIDTMSQSLALAKKPHIIIATPGRLVDHLENTKGFNLRALKFLVMDEADRILNMDFETEVDKILKVIPRDRKTFLFSATMTKQVQKLQRAALKNPVKCAVSSKYQTVEKLQQYYIFIPSKFKDSYLVYILNELAGNSFMVFCSTCNNTQRTALLLRNLGFTAIPLHGQMSQNKRLGSLNKFKAKARSILLATDVASRGLDIPHVDVVINFDIPTHSKDYIHRVGRTARAGRSGKSITFVTQYDVELFQRIEHLIGKKLPAFPMQEEEVMMLTERVAEAQRFARMELREQGEKKRSRNGDDDDTEEALGVRKKVAGGKKKKRKAF